In Cryptococcus deuterogattii R265 chromosome 4, complete sequence, a genomic segment contains:
- a CDS encoding alternative oxidase mitochondrial → MSTIVLRSGNVARLTIRAGPSIGGPVIFRSAVASSRTFSIFTMARIQSNSTSQSSQSSLSLQPRVREAEKSQGPVVGSEGKGVEGPHYQDQASHNILSDASTTGAWTMFNPIYTEKELNTVQVVGRAPVTFGDKAAHKTVKFLRKCFDFITGYTPYEVPASVLAQKPIPIAELRSKGKLLSDQKWLFRIILLESIAGVPGMVGGTLRHLRSMRLLRRDGGWIHSLLEEAENERMHLLTFMTIAQPGIFTRALVLAAQGVFYNAFFLTYLISPRIAHRFVGALEEEAVRTYTHCISDMEAGLIPEWKDLPAPAIAIDYWRLPANSSLLDVIRAVRADEATHRFVNHSLANLDQKRDFNPFALSEASPEERGTKWGYTREESAKFALEQQQKLMAASAKSTELVQ, encoded by the exons ATGTCTACTATTGTGCTGCGATCGGGTAACGTTGCACGCCTCACCATTCGTGCTGGACCTTCGATCGGAGGTCCAGTGATCTTCCGCTCCGCCGTTGCGAGCAGTCGTactttttccattttcacCATGGCTAGGATCCAATCCAACAGTACGAGTCAGTCTAGTCAGTCTAGTCTGTCACTGCAGCCTCGTGTAAGGGAGGCAGAGAAATCTCAAGGGCCTGTCGTAGGATCGGAAGGCAAGGGAGTGGAAGGCCCTCATTATCAAG ATCAAGCTTCGCACAATATATTATCGGATGCTTCGACCACTGGTGCTTGGACAATGTTCAATCCCATCTACACTGAGAAA GAACTGAACACTGTTCAAGTCGTGGGACGAGCGCCTGTTACATTTGGCGACAAAGCCGCTCACAAGACCGTCAAGTTCCTCCGCAAGTGCTTCGATTTTATAACCGGCTATACTCCCTATGAAGTCCCCGCTTCTGTGCTTGCTCAGAAACCCATACCCATTGCCGAGTTGCGCTCCAAAGGCAAGCTTTTGTCCGACCAGAAATGGTTATTCCGAATTATTCTTCTCGAGTCGATTGCCGGAGTGCCTGGCATGGTTGGTGGAACCTTGAGACACTTGAGAAGTATGAGGTTATTGAGGAGGGACGGTGGGTGGATACATTCgttgttggaagaggctgagaaCGAGCGGATGCACCTTCT CACATTCATGACCATTGCTCAACCTGGCATCTTCACTCGAGCGCTTGTTCTGGCCGCTCAAGGCGTCTTCTATaacgccttcttcctcacctaCCTCATATCCCCAAGGATCGCCCACCGATTCGTTGGCgcgcttgaagaagaagctgttcGTACCTATACGCACTGTATATCCGATATGGAAGCTGGTCTTATCCCCGAATGGAAAGACTTGCCTGCACCTGCCATTGCTATCGATTACTGGAGATTACCAGCAAACTCGTCCCTTCTAGATGTGATTAGGGCTGTGCGCGCCGATGAAGCTACGCACAGATTTGTCAACCATTCTTTGGCCAACTTGGATCAAAAGAGGGACTTCAATCCTTTCGCATTGTCAGAGGCAAGTCCCGAGGAACGTGGCACCAAGTGGGG CTACACACGAGAAGAGTCTGCCAAATTCGCTCTGGAACAGCAGCAAAAACTCATGGCTGCCTCAGCAAAAAGCACGGAACTCGTGCAGTGA
- a CDS encoding general transcription factor 3C polypeptide 4, with protein sequence MKISEAQKISNIKSGTQPTESGYNNDTQQPKARRLKGGGVQWWSTTIDLEINEEREWLYGWGDASDNYLAMVETDGKGATVRQAAWSPSGLSNLGSCLLVILTTSLQVSVYGPMENPLTQRWTEIADLTMLTKDLLPPKEIRNGLTHRGMLEMRASSISWSASLPLSSMLGIDGSILAVSDRIGKLALWTYGHQKRFQRLASITVGSPANWIADISWSDWTVKGDTCEALLALIFTDGSVQLLKIQQHAKQKPDSPSEWNCTTGEPISVHNSDHRPVTAVKWVKDVLVWTKAGSVHMFAGDESQSVFWKGMRNLKLERVGDWANANGLSSCVGIHLINSSTLIITLASLTTHFVYSFDKNPELAPTVDNLRLTWPLRQMSLESLSTSQPYLVERWRELTSNHAGWTLQTSGWATIGEYGNNHTWITEPISLHTLHVSADADRHSYFFMANFDNVIVPEIPVLSALKEIVEKPPNLLGISSKYVLLPFLLHLSSSPQENLAADLLQFLSSAIDGTADLESTLALKSWLIGVWESSALNSLRICLVLTLWCISTFPAFADEFQALRSKISTRIRSFLITLTLSWLVTTEITSRPIGSFDRRFLYRLIKSAEGNSAPTTAPIISGAAEINQSHARHLVAALGMDGDADYSGEPGKDKEKSADGSPFTAETCSVTGLPITEVHCRRCATCSACSLIPEHTFALQAVVGRDGKPEAPPNVQTGIGRSDWIVSTLLEGAVGCVICGSRWILSAGYAL encoded by the exons ATGAAGATATCGGAGGCCCAAAAAATCTCCAATATTAAGTCGGGGACTCAACCAACAGAAAGCGGTTACAACAATGACACTCAACAACCTAAAGCTAGAAGGTTGAAAGGTGGTGGAGTACAGTGGTGGTCAACAACCATAGACCTTGAGATAaatgaggagagagaatgGCTGTATGGATGGGGAGATGCGTCGG ACAACTACTTGGCAATGGTGGAAACCGACGGTAAAGGGGCAACTGTACGGCAGGCAGCTTGGTCGCCTTCTGGCTTGAGTAATCTAGGCAG CTGCCTATTAGTGATTCTCACTACTTCTTTACAGGTGTCTGTTTACGGTCCTATGGAAAACCCTCTCACCCAACGTTGGACAGAA ATAGCGGATCTAACGATGTTGACTAAGGATCTGCTTCCCCCCAAAGAAATCCGTAATGGATTAACCCATCGGGGGATGCTTGAAATGAGAGCTTCCA GTATTTCATGGTCTGCGAGCCTCCCGCTCTCATCGATGTTAGGTATAGATGGCAGTATACTTGCTGTTTCCGACAGAATTGGGAAACTTGCCTTGTGGAC CTATGGGCATCAGAAAAGATTTCAGCGGTTAGCTTCCATAACTGTTGGATCCCCAGCAAACTGGATTGCCGATATTTCGTGGTCTGACTGGACTGTCAAGGGTGATACAT GCGAAGCCCTTCTTGCGCTCATCTTCACAGACGGTTCTGTGCAATTACTGAAAATCCAACAGCACGCGAAGCAGAAGCCTGACAGTCCATCCGAGTGGAATTGTACTACTGGAGAGCCAATTAGTGTTCACAACAGCGATCATAGGCCAGTAACGGCGGTAAAATGGGTGAAG GATGTACTTGTCTGGACGAAGGCAGGTTCCGTGCACATGTTTGCTGGTGATGAAAGCCAAAGCGTTTTTTGGAAAGGCATGCGAAATTTGAAACTAGAAAGAGTGGGTGATTGGGCAAACGCCAACGGCTTGAGCTCCTGCGTTG GCATTCACCTCATCAATTCCTCcactctcatcatcactcttGCCTCATTGACTACTCACTTCGTGTACTCATTCGATAAGAATCCCGAGCTTGCCCCGACAGTAGACAATCTGCGTTTAACATGGCCCCTACGACAGATGTCCCTTGAGTCTTTGTCCACCAGTCAGCCTTACTTGGTTGAGCGATGGCGAGAGCTGACCAGCAACCATGCTGGATGGACACTACAGACATCGGGGTGGGCTACCATTGGCGAATATGGCAACAATCATACGTGGATAACAGA ACCAATCAGTCTCCATACTTTGCATGTGTCGGCCGATGCCGATCGGCACAGTTACTTTTTCATGGCGAACTTTGATAATGTGATTGTACCCGAAATTCCAGTATTATCGGCCTTGAAAGAGATAGTAGAGAAACCGCCTAATC TCCTGGGAATCTCTTCAAAATATGTTCTTTTGCCATTTTTGCTCCATTTATCTAGCTCCCCCCAAGAGAATTTGGCGGCCGACTTGTTGCAattcctttcttctgctATAGACGGAACGGCCGATTTGGAATCCACCTTGGCGCTCAAAAGCTGGCTCATCGGCGTCTGGGAAAGCTCGGCGCTCAATTCCCTCCGCATTTGTCTTGTGCTCACATTATGGTGTATA TCGACTTTCCCAGCGTTTGCAGATGAATTCCAAGCACTTAGATCGAAGATATCGACGCGCATCCGCTCCTTTCTTATCACCCTGACACTGTCATGGCTTGTCACAACGGAAATTACGTCGAGACCAATCGGATCTTTCGACCGACGCTTCCTGTATCGCCTTATCAAGAGCGCCGAAGGGAACTCGGCCCCGACTACAGCGCCTATCATTTCTGGTGCGGCCGAAATCAACCAATCTCACGCCAGGCATTTGGTTGCAGCGCTCGGTATGGACGGGGATGCTGATTATTCAGGGGAACCGGGCAAAGATAAGGAAAAATCGGCCGATGGATCAC CTTTTACCGCAGAAACATGCTCTGTGACTGGCCTCCCAATAACAGAAGTCCATTGCCGCAGATGTGCAACGTGCTCTGCGTGTTCTTTGATTCCAGAGCACACTTTCGCTCTTCAAGCGGTCGTCGGCCGCGATGGCAAGCCAGAAGCACCCCCAAATGTACAAACAGGTATCGGTCGCTCTGACTGGATTGTATCAACGCTACTGGAAGGAGCCGTCGGGTGCGTGATTTGTGGATCTAGGTGGATTTTAAGTGCCGGGTACGCGCTGTAA